TCCACGAGCCCGTCCGCGACGAGACCGTCCAGCGCCCGCGCACGCTGTACCGGTTCGTCCCACACCCGGTCGAGAACCGCCTGCGGCACCGGCGCATGAGCCTCCCGCAGCACGGCGAGCAGCTTGCCGCGGACCTGGCGGTCGGTACCGGCGTACGTCTGCCCGCGCCGCGGCGGCCCGTCGTGCTCGGGCTTGCCCGCGAGCCGCCAGGCGCACTGGGCGGCGATGGGGCAGCGCTCACAGGTCTCGTTCTTGGCCGTGCACACCAGTGCGCCCAGCTCCATCGAGGCGGCGGCCCAGCGTGCGGCGGTGCTCTCGTCCTCCGGCAGCAGCGCGCGGGCGAGCTTGCGCTCGGCGGCCGTCGTGGCGTTCGGCGGGTACCGCACGCCGGTCACCGCCCGCGCGAACACCCGCCGCACATTGGTGTCCAGCACCGCGTGCCGCTGCCCGTACGCGAAGGAGGCGACGGCGGCGGCCGTGTACTCGCCGATCCCGGGCAGCGCGAGCAGCTGCGCATGGTCCGTCGGTACGTCACCGCCGTGCCGTCCCGTTATGGCGACCGCGGCGCCGTGCAGCCGCAGCGCCCGGCGCGGATAGCCGAGCCGGCCCCAGGCGCGCACGGCCTCGCCGGGCGCCTCCGCGGCCAGATCGGCGGGCCGTGGCCACCGCGCGAGCCACTGCTGGTAGACCGGCAGCACCCGGTTCACGGGCGTCTGCTGGAGCATGAACTCACTGACCATCACCCCCCACGGCCCGGCCTCGGGCCGCCGCCACGGCAGATCCCGGGCGTGCTCGTCGAACCAGTCGATGACGGGGGAGTGCAGGCCCGCTCCGGGAGGAGCGTCGATGATGGCGTCGGCGGGGCTGCTGGGCTGGGGCTGGGGCTTCGTGGGCGCAGTCATGGCCTTCCGATCCTGCCATGCCGGGGGTGGCGGGCGGGTGTTCTGAGGGACGGGTCGCTCGGACCGGATGTACGCCACAGTCGTGGCCAGAGGTGCAAGGCTGCGATCGCGAACACGCCGTACGTCCATGTCCCGCCCGTGGGTCGCCGGCCCGAGGGGGTGACCTTCCTGGTCACGGACCGTGAGGTGCGAGCCGGTTCGGTCACGATCCGCTGTCGGCACGTGTCAGGCCTGGCGGAAGTCCCGGGCGGGACTGCCGTTTCCGGAATGATGATCCTGAAAAGTTGTGTCGCCCGGCGGCGGGTGAGGGCGGTGAAGTCGCCGATCTCTCGTACAGTTTGCGCCGTGGGATCTCTGCGCAATCCGGTCGGGCCGCTTCCCTCCTCCATCTACTGGCGACGGAGGGCCGTCATGCTGTCCGTCCTCGCCGTGCTGGCGCTGCTGATCGCATGGATCGTCAGCTCCGGCGGCGGAGGCGGAAAGAACGGCGCGGACGGCTCCAACGGCAAGCATCCCACCCCCTCGACGATCACCCCGGGGCCGTCCGGTTCCGGCCCTGCGATCAGTCAAGCGCCGGGCGGACGCGACGAGTCGACGACCGGCGGAGGCACCGGCGGCGGTTCGGGACCGGGCTCGGGCTCCGGTTCCGGGGCCGGAACGGGGGGCAGCTCGGGCGTCGGTGGTGAGACCGGTACGGGCGGCTCCGCCGGGGCAGCCGGAGCCGGTGGCGCGGGGAGTGCCGGTACGGGTGCCGGAGTGGGGCAGGACGACACTCTTCCGGCCGGCTCCACGCTGCCCAACTGCACCGCCGGTGCGGTGAAGTTGAGCGTGCGGAGCCTGCGCAACGCCTACGGCCCCGGCCAGACGCCCACGTTGCTGCTGACCGCGACCAACTCCTCCGGCAGTGACTGCAAGGTCGATCTGGGGCCGAAGAACGCGGTGTTGACGATCACTCAGGCCGGCGAGGACGACGCGTACTGGTCGTCCGCCGACTGTCCTGTGACCGGGGGCCACCTCGTCTACCGGGCTCCGGCCGGCAGCAGCATCACGTACACCGTGAAGTGGGACCGTAAGCCGAGTGCTCCGCAGTGTGCGACGCCTGCGGCGGGGTCGGCCGGGGCGGGGACGTACCTGGTGGAGGTCAAGGCGCCGGGGTATGCGACTGCGCAGGCTTCGTTCGTGCTGGAGAACGACTAGTCGGAGAACGACTGGCCGGAGAACGGCCAAGAGGGTGCCGGCCCCCTATACGTACCGCTCCAGGATCGAGCTCTCCGCCAGGCGGGACAGGCCCTCCCGGACGCTCCTTGCCCTTGCCTCGCCCACTCCGTCCACCGTCTGCAGGTCGTCCACGCTTGCCGCCAGGAGCTTCTGGAGGCTGCCGAAGTGCTCCACCAGGCGGTCGATGATCGCGCCCGGCAGGCGGGGGACCTTGGCCAGCAGGCGGAAGCCCCGGGGGGAGACGCCCGAGTCGATCGCCTCGGGGGAGCCGGTGTAGCCCAGGGCGCGGGCGACCGTGGGGAGTTCGAGGAGCTCCGCGTGGGTCAGGGCGTCCAGTTCGTACAGCGCCTCGTCGACCGTGCGGGAGCGCTTCGCGGTGGGTTCGGGGACGTAGTCCCGGACCACCAGTTCGCGTTCCGGCTCCACGCCCGCGATCAACTCGTCCAGCTGGAGGGCGAGGAGGCGGCCGTCCGTGCCGAGTTCGACGACGTACTCGGCGATCTCCGTGGCGATACGGCGGACCATCTCCAGGCGCTGAGCCACGGCCGAGACGTCCCGGACCGTCACGAGGTCCTCGATCTCCAGCGCGGAGAGCGTGCCCGCGACCTCGTCCAGGCGGAGCTTGTAGCGCTCCAGGGTCGCCAGGGCCTGGTTCGCGCGGGACAGGATCGCCGCCGAGTCCTCCAGGACACGGCGCTGGCCGTCGACGTACAGGGCGATGAGGCGCATCGACTGGGACACGGACACGACCGGGAAGCCGACCTGCTTGCTCACGCGGTCCGCGGTGCGGTGCCGGGTGCCCGTCTCCTCCGTCGGGATCGTCGCGTCGGGCACGAACTGCACGCCCGCCCGCAGGATCTTCGACAGGTCGGACGAGAGCACGATGCCGCCGTCCAGCTTGCACAGCTCACGCAGACGCGTGGCCGCGAACTCGACGTCCAGGACGAAACCGCCCGTGCACATCGTCTCCACCGTCTTGTCGAAGCCGAGCACGATGAGTCCGCCGGTGTTGCCGCGCAACACCCGCTCGAGGCCGTCGCGCAGGGGGGTGCCGGGGGCCACGGCGCTCAGGGAGGCGC
This portion of the Streptomyces canus genome encodes:
- a CDS encoding A/G-specific adenine glycosylase, which encodes MTAPTKPQPQPSSPADAIIDAPPGAGLHSPVIDWFDEHARDLPWRRPEAGPWGVMVSEFMLQQTPVNRVLPVYQQWLARWPRPADLAAEAPGEAVRAWGRLGYPRRALRLHGAAVAITGRHGGDVPTDHAQLLALPGIGEYTAAAVASFAYGQRHAVLDTNVRRVFARAVTGVRYPPNATTAAERKLARALLPEDESTAARWAAASMELGALVCTAKNETCERCPIAAQCAWRLAGKPEHDGPPRRGQTYAGTDRQVRGKLLAVLREAHAPVPQAVLDRVWDEPVQRARALDGLVADGLVEPLSGGLYRLPLT
- the disA gene encoding DNA integrity scanning diadenylate cyclase DisA, producing the protein MAANDRAAAPGKSGGSAGSDGLMRASLSAVAPGTPLRDGLERVLRGNTGGLIVLGFDKTVETMCTGGFVLDVEFAATRLRELCKLDGGIVLSSDLSKILRAGVQFVPDATIPTEETGTRHRTADRVSKQVGFPVVSVSQSMRLIALYVDGQRRVLEDSAAILSRANQALATLERYKLRLDEVAGTLSALEIEDLVTVRDVSAVAQRLEMVRRIATEIAEYVVELGTDGRLLALQLDELIAGVEPERELVVRDYVPEPTAKRSRTVDEALYELDALTHAELLELPTVARALGYTGSPEAIDSGVSPRGFRLLAKVPRLPGAIIDRLVEHFGSLQKLLAASVDDLQTVDGVGEARARSVREGLSRLAESSILERYV